One stretch of Mobula birostris isolate sMobBir1 chromosome 5, sMobBir1.hap1, whole genome shotgun sequence DNA includes these proteins:
- the LOC140197442 gene encoding tumor necrosis factor-like, whose translation MNQYNMQLDPEAGKVVVLRESSRRGCFWPALCAVAVLGLVAVSSYLVLCQLRGLPAQQDKTRDAELSETSFQAKDGLQQVMKQVGYAERAKIAAHLIALSNNRGKEVIWQEDTDTTLAKGVDFEDNGLVIKTPGQYFVYTQVVFHGKGCQDKATYLSHNVTLLSANYPEENLLLKATKSICHYGSNQQHWYKTSYQGAIFQFEEGDHIFSKVSEKVVHYVDRAQGKTFFGIFAL comes from the exons ATGAACCAATACAACATGCAGTTGGACCCCGAGGCCGGCAAAGTTGTGGTGCTGAGAGAGTCGAGCAGAAGGGGTTGTTTCTGGCCGGCTCTTTGCGCCGTTGCCGTGCTCGGCTTGGTAGCCGTCAGCTCTTACCTGGTGCTGTGTCAGCTGAGGGGACTCCCGGCTCAGCAG GATAAAACGCGGGACGCGGAGCTGTCGGAGACGAGTTTTCAGGCTAAAGACG GTCTACAACAGGTCATGAAACAAGTTGGGTACGCGGAGAGAGCAAAAATCGCTGCTCACCTCATCG CATTATCCAACAACAGAGGAAAGGAAGTGATCTGGCAGGAGGACACAGACACCACCCTCGCAAAAGGAGTGGACTTTGAGGACAACGGCCTGGTCATCAAGACCCCCGGCCAGTACTTTGTCTACACCCAGGTGGTGTTTCATGGCAAAGGCTGCCAGGACAAGGCCACCTACCTCAGCCACAACGTCACCTTGCTGTCTGCCAACTACCCAGAGGAAAATCTGCTCCTGAAGGCCACcaagtccatctgccactatgGGTCAAACCAACAACACTGGTACAAGACTTCCTACCAGGGTGCCATCTTCCAGTTTGAGGAGGGTGACCACATCTTCTCAAAAGTCAGTGAGAAGGTGGTGCACTACGTGGACAGGGCTCAGGGAAAGACCTTCTTTGGAATATTCGCCTTGTGA